Proteins found in one Penaeus vannamei isolate JL-2024 chromosome 29, ASM4276789v1, whole genome shotgun sequence genomic segment:
- the LOC113816049 gene encoding regucalcin produces the protein MSANAKVEQLPVPCMLLGEGPHWLEDLQAILYVDVFSKALRRHFVDTGRHQVLTLDDGGAAEVVSAVLPIAGEPDLYLVALGKNLSVVRWSTSDPDQHTATTKVIQTTTDDHFNDAKCDPQGRLWAGTMGPLDEQGELAEFNKSSLFKLDHDLVFTDWVKKVSISNGLAWSHSKKIFYYIDSPAKAVYVFDYDDEAGAISNQRVLLDYESAGLKDQVPDGMTIDVDGNLWVACFGGGQVICVDPKAGKVIRQVAIPSKNVTSVCWGGPDYSTLYVTSGTLKMSKEEVAANPSSGGTFAVSGLGTKGLPPVAFKVDLEKLRAKMAA, from the exons ATGAGTGCCAACGCGAAGGTCGAGCAGCTGCCCGTCCCCTGCATGCTGCTCGGGGAGGGACCGCACTGGCTCGAGGACCTGCAGGCCATCCTCTACGTGGACGTCTTCAGCAAGGCCCTTCGGCGCCACTTCGTCGATACCGGCAGGCATCAGGTCCTCAcgctag acgaCGGCGGCGCGGCGGAGGTGGTGAGCGCCGTCCTCCCGATCGCGGGCGAGCCGGACCTCTACCTCGTCGCCCTCGGGAAGAACCTGTCGGTGGTGCGCTGGTCGACCTCTGACCCCGACCAGCACACGGCGACCACGAAGGTCATCCAGACGACCACCGACGACCACTTCAACGACGCCAAGTGCGACCCTCAAGGACGACTCTGGGCTG gcACAATGGGTCCCTTGGATGAACAAGGAGAACTGGCGGAATTCAATAAATCTTCTCTCTTTAAGTTGGACCACGATCTCGTCTTTACTGATTGGGTGAAGAAG gtgtCGATCTCCAACGGCCTGGCCTGGAGTCACAGCAAGAAAATTTTCTACTACATCGACTCTCCCGCGAAGGCCGTGTACGTGTTCGATTACGACGACGAAGCCGGTGCCATCA GTAACCAACGCGTCCTGCTGGACTACGAGAGCGCCGGCCTCAAGGACCAGGTGCCGGACGGAATGACCATCGACGTGGACGGCAACTTGTGGGTCGCTTGCTTCGGAGGCGGCCAG GTGATCTGCGTGGACCCCAAGGCGGGCAAGGTCATCAGGCAGGTCGCTATTCCGTCCAAGAACGTGACCTCGGTGTGCTGGGGAGGACCGGACTACTCCACGCTCTACGTCACTTCAGGAACCTTGAAGATGTCCAAGGAGGAGGTGGCTGCCAACCCTTCCTCCGGAGGAACCTTCGCCGTCTCGGGTCTGGGCACGAAGGGCCTCCCTCCCGTCGCCTTCAAGGTCGACCTCGAGAAGCTCCGTGCAAAAATGGCTGCGTGA